The following proteins come from a genomic window of Winogradskyella sp. PC-19:
- a CDS encoding peptidogalycan biosysnthesis protein, translated as MSLKTEIFNTVNNIPQAYWDSLNCCTNIYYSPEFLEAFEKANSDIDFNYVFVTKNGEAITFANTQLVTISVKTITQNIKMNAWLKRNINRLFCNNQIRILFCGNVFLSGEYGTFLKEGEEKIEAFEALAEGIKRLSKSLKKLTGLFVKDFKNESLYITKHLDKFGYTPMQVEPNMIISLKSEWETFEDYKKALKSKYRVKANKADSKSAVLVSKVFTSEDIEIHKKELQDLYQNTINNADFNAQILNLNTYTYLKESFAEAFTVMGYFLEGKLVGFLSAMKNGNNLDAHFIGIDYSKNKALAIYPRILNDYVRLGLETRASQINLGRTASEIKSTLGAEPEDLTCYFKHKKALPNSIIKSFVKNVTIKTFKQHEPFK; from the coding sequence TTGTCTTTAAAGACTGAAATATTTAATACGGTAAATAATATACCACAAGCCTATTGGGATAGTCTTAATTGCTGTACAAATATTTACTATTCTCCAGAGTTTTTAGAAGCCTTCGAAAAAGCGAATTCAGATATAGATTTTAATTATGTCTTTGTCACCAAAAATGGAGAAGCCATAACATTTGCAAATACGCAATTGGTGACTATTAGTGTCAAAACTATTACTCAGAATATAAAGATGAATGCTTGGTTAAAGAGAAACATTAACCGATTGTTTTGTAATAATCAAATACGAATTCTTTTTTGTGGAAATGTGTTTTTAAGTGGGGAGTACGGTACATTCTTAAAAGAAGGTGAAGAGAAGATTGAAGCTTTTGAGGCACTAGCTGAAGGTATTAAGCGTCTTTCAAAATCTCTAAAAAAGCTAACAGGCCTTTTTGTGAAAGATTTTAAAAACGAGTCACTTTATATAACTAAACATTTAGATAAGTTTGGATATACGCCCATGCAGGTAGAGCCAAATATGATTATTAGCCTTAAGTCCGAATGGGAAACTTTTGAAGACTATAAAAAGGCATTAAAATCTAAATATCGCGTAAAAGCAAACAAAGCAGACTCTAAAAGTGCTGTTTTAGTTTCAAAAGTGTTTACTTCTGAGGACATTGAAATTCACAAAAAAGAACTGCAAGACTTATATCAAAACACTATTAATAATGCAGATTTTAATGCGCAAATTCTAAACTTAAATACTTATACCTATTTAAAAGAATCTTTTGCAGAAGCCTTTACAGTTATGGGATATTTTTTAGAAGGTAAACTCGTTGGTTTTTTATCCGCAATGAAGAATGGTAACAACCTTGACGCCCATTTTATTGGTATAGATTACAGTAAAAATAAAGCGTTAGCTATATATCCAAGAATACTAAACGACTATGTCAGACTTGGTTTAGAAACAAGAGCTTCTCAAATTAATTTGGGTCGTACAGCATCAGAAATAAAGAGTACCCTTGGCGCAGAACCTGAGGATTTGACTTGCTATTTTAAACACAAAAAGGCTTTGCCAAATTCAATAATAAAATCCTTTGTAAAAAATGTAACTATTAAGACTTTTAAACAGCATGAGCCGTTTAAATAA
- a CDS encoding arsenate reductase family protein, producing the protein MKKIYHLSTCDTCKRIIKELDLPSDFILQDIKTETITNAQIEEMRSMTDSYESLFSKRARLYKELGLKEKTLSEHDYKNYILEHYTFLKRPVILCNGQIFIGNSKKVVEAAKNSIHAES; encoded by the coding sequence ATGAAAAAAATATATCACCTAAGTACTTGCGATACTTGTAAACGAATTATTAAAGAACTTGATTTACCATCAGACTTTATACTTCAGGACATAAAGACTGAAACTATAACTAATGCTCAAATTGAAGAGATGAGGTCGATGACTGATAGCTATGAGAGTTTATTTAGTAAAAGAGCGAGGCTTTATAAAGAGTTAGGTCTTAAAGAGAAAACACTTTCAGAACACGACTATAAAAACTATATTTTAGAACATTACACGTTTTTAAAACGTCCTGTGATTTTATGTAACGGACAAATTTTTATTGGCAACTCCAAAAAAGTAGTCGAAGCTGCTAAAAATAGTATTCATGCAGAGTCGTAA
- a CDS encoding DinB family protein codes for MHYGIDITRKNRVLFQGFLDKFSLEELNKVPKGFRNNIIWNIAHCIVTQQLLIYKLSGLEGVLSDKMISEYRKGTKTERNLYQSEVDEIRNLLFTPLDQTEVDYNARAFKNYKEYTVSTGSTLTSVDEALVFNNFHEGIHLGYILALIKSL; via the coding sequence ATGCATTACGGTATAGATATTACGAGAAAAAATAGAGTTTTATTTCAAGGGTTTTTAGACAAGTTCAGTCTGGAAGAATTGAATAAAGTCCCTAAAGGTTTCAGAAATAATATTATTTGGAATATTGCACATTGTATTGTTACACAACAGTTGTTAATATATAAATTATCTGGATTAGAAGGCGTTTTATCTGATAAAATGATTTCAGAATATAGAAAAGGTACAAAAACTGAGCGTAATTTATATCAATCAGAAGTTGATGAAATCCGTAATTTATTATTTACACCGTTAGACCAAACAGAAGTGGACTACAATGCTAGAGCTTTTAAAAACTATAAAGAATACACTGTTTCTACCGGAAGTACATTAACAAGTGTAGATGAAGCATTGGTATTTAATAATTTTCATGAAGGCATTCACTTGGGTTATATTTTAGCTTTAATTAAATCACTTTAA
- a CDS encoding DMT family transporter has protein sequence MQSRNFAIVALFMVQLLYGLNYTFAKNVMNAGYVKPFGFVLLRVAGACVLFWLVSLFLPKEKIDKKDFFQLFLAAVFGVFINMLLFLKGLEFTTPIHASTIMTITPIVILILSVFMLNERITKLKILGVIIGFIGALILTLYGQSAREADNVPLGNLMIFLNAVSYSVYVILVKKLTAKYTPLTLIKWLFLFGLILVFPFGFSELRDVQWQTFTPYISWSVVFVVVGATFGTYLLNPMAISKLKASTVGIFIYLQPVIAGLFAISTGADFIDTIKIGAMLLIFLGVYFVSKKTKTTN, from the coding sequence ATGCAGAGTCGTAATTTTGCAATTGTCGCACTTTTTATGGTGCAATTGCTATATGGTTTAAATTATACATTTGCCAAAAACGTTATGAATGCTGGTTATGTAAAACCATTCGGTTTTGTACTCCTACGCGTTGCTGGTGCTTGTGTATTATTTTGGTTAGTCAGCCTATTTTTACCAAAAGAAAAAATTGATAAAAAAGATTTCTTTCAACTTTTTCTAGCTGCTGTTTTTGGTGTTTTTATAAATATGCTTCTATTCCTAAAAGGATTAGAATTTACGACACCTATTCATGCTTCAACAATCATGACCATTACGCCGATAGTCATATTGATACTTTCGGTTTTTATGCTTAACGAACGTATTACAAAACTCAAGATATTAGGCGTTATTATAGGCTTCATTGGTGCTTTAATTTTAACACTTTATGGGCAATCTGCACGCGAAGCAGATAATGTACCTTTAGGAAATCTCATGATATTTTTAAACGCAGTTTCGTATAGTGTTTATGTGATTTTGGTTAAAAAACTAACCGCAAAATACACACCTTTAACGCTTATAAAATGGTTATTTTTATTTGGGTTAATATTGGTGTTTCCATTTGGTTTTTCAGAATTACGCGATGTACAATGGCAAACATTTACACCATACATTTCATGGTCAGTCGTTTTTGTAGTTGTCGGTGCAACTTTTGGCACATATCTACTAAATCCAATGGCTATTAGTAAACTTAAAGCCTCTACTGTTGGCATTTTTATCTATTTGCAACCTGTAATTGCTGGGCTTTTTGCAATATCTACAGGTGCTGATTTTATTGATACCATAAAAATTGGTGCGATGCTCTTAATATTTTTAGGTGTATATTTTGTGAGTAAAAAAACTAAAACCACAAACTAA
- a CDS encoding DUF3298 and DUF4163 domain-containing protein, which yields MKKIALLLIFILFLVSCKEEIKPLTFDISSVDRKFEADIEVSYDVAKANSDIAKTLNKNITSAILKSIPNSKNNTSIEEALTAFDEDYKTFKKEFSDSEQTWSLAVETELLYKTETIITMGLSVYADTGGAHGSDTIQLLNFNPETGNLYSNEDLFSDIEGFKKIAKTYFLDHMKNEGSDISEFFFGKDFQLPENIGFNDEGIILLYNVYEIASYNQGYTEFVIPIEKVIKYLKIS from the coding sequence TTGAAAAAAATAGCATTATTACTAATTTTTATACTCTTTTTAGTATCGTGTAAAGAAGAAATAAAACCACTTACTTTCGATATCTCTTCTGTAGACAGAAAATTTGAAGCTGATATAGAAGTCTCATATGATGTAGCGAAAGCGAATTCTGATATTGCTAAAACTTTAAATAAAAATATCACTTCGGCAATTTTAAAATCTATACCAAATTCAAAAAACAACACTTCAATTGAAGAAGCACTTACCGCCTTTGATGAAGACTATAAAACCTTTAAAAAAGAATTCTCTGACAGCGAACAAACATGGTCCTTAGCTGTAGAAACAGAATTGCTCTATAAAACTGAAACTATAATTACAATGGGGTTGAGTGTCTATGCTGACACAGGTGGTGCTCATGGCAGTGATACTATTCAGCTTTTGAATTTTAATCCTGAAACTGGAAATTTATACTCTAATGAAGATTTGTTTAGTGATATTGAAGGTTTTAAAAAAATTGCCAAGACTTATTTTTTAGACCATATGAAAAATGAAGGTTCTGATATTTCAGAATTTTTCTTTGGAAAAGATTTTCAACTGCCAGAAAATATTGGATTTAACGACGAAGGTATTATTCTACTCTACAACGTTTATGAAATCGCTTCTTATAATCAAGGCTATACTGAGTTTGTGATTCCAATTGAAAAAGTAATAAAATACCTAAAAATTAGTTAG
- a CDS encoding cystathionine gamma-synthase translates to MKFNTKTIHGGQKLDPAYRAVMPPIYQTSTYAQTTPGCHKGYEYSRTHNPTRNALENAFASIENGNYGLAFASGLAAIDAILKLLKPGDEVISTNDLYGGSYRLFTKIYKDFGIKFHFIGMENAKNIEGYINENTKLIWVETPTNPMMNIIDIKAIAEVSKRRNVLLAVDNTFATPYLQRPLDLGADVVMHSATKYIGGHSDLVMGALVVKDKKIADRLYFIQNASGAICGPQDSFLALRGIKTLHVRMQRHCENGKAIAEYLDNHPKIEKVYWPGFENHPNHSIAKSQMDDFGGMVSFVAKGNDYNEAIKIVENLKVFTLAESLGGVESLAGHPASMTHASIPKEEREKVGVVDALIRLSVGIEDKSDLIADLDQAIG, encoded by the coding sequence ATGAAATTTAATACTAAGACAATTCATGGTGGTCAAAAACTTGACCCAGCTTATCGTGCAGTAATGCCTCCAATTTATCAAACTTCGACGTATGCTCAAACGACACCTGGATGCCATAAAGGCTACGAATATTCTAGAACGCATAACCCAACGCGTAATGCATTGGAAAATGCATTTGCCAGTATAGAAAACGGAAATTATGGTCTAGCTTTTGCGTCTGGGTTGGCCGCTATCGATGCCATTTTAAAATTATTAAAACCCGGAGATGAGGTGATTTCTACTAATGATTTATATGGTGGTAGTTATCGTTTGTTTACTAAGATTTATAAAGACTTTGGAATCAAATTTCATTTTATTGGTATGGAAAATGCCAAAAATATTGAGGGTTATATAAATGAAAACACCAAGCTTATTTGGGTTGAAACACCAACCAATCCGATGATGAATATTATAGATATCAAGGCTATTGCCGAGGTATCAAAACGTAGAAATGTACTCTTAGCGGTTGATAATACTTTTGCGACACCTTATTTACAACGCCCATTAGATTTGGGTGCCGATGTTGTCATGCATTCCGCCACTAAATATATTGGTGGGCATAGTGACTTAGTTATGGGAGCTTTAGTTGTTAAGGATAAGAAAATAGCTGATAGATTATATTTTATTCAGAATGCAAGTGGTGCCATTTGTGGTCCTCAAGACAGTTTTTTAGCTTTAAGAGGAATTAAAACCCTTCATGTACGTATGCAACGTCATTGTGAAAATGGAAAAGCAATTGCAGAATATTTAGACAATCATCCAAAAATTGAAAAAGTCTATTGGCCAGGTTTTGAAAATCATCCTAATCACAGTATTGCAAAATCTCAAATGGATGATTTTGGTGGTATGGTATCATTTGTAGCGAAAGGAAACGATTATAATGAAGCTATTAAAATTGTTGAAAACTTAAAAGTATTTACACTAGCAGAATCTCTTGGTGGTGTTGAATCTTTGGCTGGTCATCCTGCAAGTATGACCCATGCAAGTATCCCAAAAGAAGAACGCGAAAAAGTTGGTGTTGTAGATGCTCTTATTAGACTAAGTGTAGGTATAGAAGATAAAAGCGATTTGATTGCTGATTTAGACCAAGCTATTGGTTAA
- a CDS encoding cation:proton antiporter: MDYFGIASTLIVISALFGYINVRFLKLPITIGLVLITIVFTLVAVIIGQFDDTILQTERDFISNINFGTLLLDVMLSFLLFAGALHTNFDQLKIQRWPILAFSTIGVLVSTLLVGVIMYPLLTAMGFNVNFIHCLLFGALISPTDPIAVLGILKKVGAPKKLETKIVGESLFNDGVGVVIFLTIYAIAKKPDAAIEFSEIATLFIQEVGGGILLGGLLGWLAYRLMKSINNYEVEVIITLAVVMGGTLLADKWHLSAPLSMVTAGLIVGNDTVRETSMSDITEVYVDKFWELIDVLFNTILFVMIGMEMLVLPLDVGYVYAGLLAIPILLMCRYMSLFLPIKFFAKRLDFVPKTTLIMTWGGLRGGISIALALSLTADMSKDLFLVITYIVVIVSIIGQGLTVGPIIKGITKKYSN, encoded by the coding sequence ATGGATTATTTTGGTATTGCATCAACACTAATAGTTATATCGGCACTTTTTGGTTATATAAATGTGAGATTTTTAAAATTACCAATCACTATTGGTTTAGTGCTAATCACAATAGTTTTTACTTTAGTAGCTGTAATTATTGGACAATTTGATGACACCATTTTACAAACCGAACGCGACTTTATTTCCAATATAAATTTTGGAACTTTATTGCTAGATGTGATGTTAAGCTTTCTTCTTTTTGCAGGAGCATTACATACTAATTTTGACCAATTGAAAATACAGCGATGGCCAATTTTAGCTTTTTCTACTATTGGTGTTCTAGTATCTACATTGTTAGTAGGTGTAATAATGTATCCGCTTTTAACAGCTATGGGTTTTAATGTGAACTTTATTCATTGTCTCCTTTTTGGGGCATTGATTTCTCCAACAGATCCAATTGCTGTTTTGGGTATTCTTAAAAAGGTAGGTGCGCCTAAAAAATTAGAAACAAAAATAGTTGGAGAATCTTTATTTAATGATGGTGTTGGTGTCGTCATTTTTTTGACTATTTATGCTATTGCAAAGAAACCTGATGCTGCTATTGAGTTTTCTGAAATAGCAACACTTTTTATTCAAGAAGTTGGAGGTGGCATATTACTTGGAGGTTTATTAGGTTGGTTAGCCTATAGATTAATGAAATCCATAAACAATTATGAAGTAGAGGTTATTATTACACTTGCAGTTGTAATGGGCGGAACACTTTTAGCTGATAAATGGCATCTGTCAGCACCTCTATCTATGGTCACAGCAGGTTTAATAGTAGGAAATGACACAGTTAGAGAAACATCAATGTCCGATATAACAGAAGTTTATGTAGATAAATTTTGGGAATTGATTGACGTGTTATTTAACACTATTTTATTTGTAATGATTGGAATGGAAATGTTAGTTTTACCTTTGGATGTGGGTTATGTTTATGCAGGTCTTTTAGCTATTCCAATATTATTAATGTGTAGATATATGTCTTTATTTCTGCCAATAAAGTTTTTTGCTAAACGATTAGATTTTGTGCCAAAAACAACATTGATTATGACATGGGGTGGCTTGCGAGGAGGTATTTCTATCGCTCTAGCATTAAGTTTAACAGCAGATATGAGTAAAGATTTATTTTTAGTAATTACCTATATCGTAGTTATCGTATCTATTATTGGACAAGGCTTAACAGTAGGTCCTATTATTAAAGGAATTACAAAAAAATATTCTAACTAA